Proteins encoded by one window of Sediminicoccus rosea:
- a CDS encoding acetamidase/formamidase family protein, whose product MARHIFRPTRYHNTLGTAEPCLRIADGDTLVAETVDASGLDANEVAVAARPNPMTGPFFVEGAEPGDTLAVEIIRLTPNRRTGWTYSPLALTVLDPAAILDRPKQERAIWEINANEGTVRLRDAPAALAGFTPPLAPMIGCFGVAPAGGEAISTATSGAHGGNMDYRRFAPGTTAWFPVSVPGALFYLGDGHAAQGDGEITGTGIETSFEMEVRLSVLKRRITWPRAETAEEIITIGNARPLDQALQHATTEMQRWLGEDYGLDARAASHLMGMVVRYDVGNVFNPAYTVACRVAKKWLTKA is encoded by the coding sequence ATGGCCCGCCACATCTTCCGCCCGACCCGCTACCACAACACGCTCGGCACGGCGGAACCCTGCCTGCGCATCGCCGATGGCGACACGCTGGTGGCCGAGACGGTGGACGCCTCCGGCCTCGATGCCAACGAGGTGGCGGTGGCCGCCCGCCCGAACCCGATGACCGGCCCCTTCTTCGTCGAGGGCGCCGAACCGGGCGACACGCTCGCCGTCGAGATCATCCGCCTCACGCCCAATCGCCGGACGGGCTGGACCTATTCGCCGCTGGCGCTGACCGTGCTCGACCCCGCCGCCATCCTGGACCGCCCGAAGCAGGAGCGCGCCATCTGGGAGATCAACGCGAATGAGGGCACGGTGCGGCTGCGGGACGCGCCCGCCGCTCTGGCCGGCTTTACGCCGCCGCTCGCGCCCATGATCGGCTGCTTCGGCGTGGCGCCGGCGGGTGGCGAGGCGATCTCGACCGCCACCAGCGGCGCGCATGGCGGCAACATGGATTACCGCCGCTTCGCGCCCGGCACGACGGCCTGGTTCCCCGTCTCGGTGCCCGGCGCGCTGTTCTACCTGGGCGATGGCCATGCCGCGCAGGGCGATGGCGAAATCACCGGAACGGGCATCGAGACCTCCTTCGAGATGGAGGTGCGGTTGTCCGTGCTGAAGCGCCGCATCACCTGGCCGCGCGCCGAGACGGCCGAGGAGATCATCACCATCGGCAATGCCCGCCCGCTGGACCAGGCGCTGCAGCACGCGACGACGGAGATGCAGCGCTGGCTGGGCGAGGATTACGGCCTGGATGCGCGCGCCGCGAGCCACCTGATGGGCATGGTGGTGCGCTACGACGTCGGCAACGTGTTCAACCCGGCCTATACGGTGGCATGCCGGGTGGCGAAGAAATGGCTCACGAAAGCGTGA
- a CDS encoding 50S ribosomal protein L11 methyltransferase: MKKQPAPLETLVLDQLPDEAMPAYEAALLSVSATVALFLDEETGNWRIEAVREAQADADALQAALALAAGLTGHEAPLTRHATESEGWLARTVEAFPEQEIGRRFLIRPTHVAPRPTYGRIALTLDAGLAFGSGEHASTQGCLMALERLPKRLPRVLDVGTGSGILAMGAAKLWHVKALASDLDPWSVRVTRENAAMNGLAPRLRAVLATGYAHNAITRGAPYDLIFANILARPLCAMAKDLAAHLRPGGRAILAGLLGKQVRMVLAAHRRAGLVLERRISLDPWATLVLRKPG, translated from the coding sequence ATGAAGAAACAGCCCGCGCCGCTCGAAACCCTGGTGCTGGACCAGCTGCCCGATGAGGCGATGCCGGCCTATGAGGCCGCGCTGCTCTCGGTCAGCGCCACCGTCGCGCTGTTCCTGGACGAGGAGACGGGGAATTGGCGCATCGAGGCGGTGCGCGAGGCGCAGGCCGACGCGGACGCGCTGCAGGCGGCGCTCGCGCTGGCCGCCGGGCTGACGGGGCATGAGGCGCCGCTGACCCGCCACGCCACGGAATCCGAGGGCTGGCTGGCCCGCACGGTGGAAGCCTTCCCCGAGCAGGAGATCGGCCGCCGCTTCCTGATCCGCCCCACCCATGTGGCGCCGCGCCCGACCTATGGCCGCATCGCGCTGACGCTGGATGCGGGCCTCGCCTTCGGCTCGGGCGAGCATGCCTCCACGCAAGGCTGCCTGATGGCGCTGGAGCGGCTGCCGAAGCGCCTGCCGCGCGTGCTGGATGTGGGCACGGGCAGCGGCATCCTCGCCATGGGTGCGGCCAAGCTCTGGCATGTGAAGGCGCTGGCGAGCGACCTCGACCCCTGGTCGGTCCGGGTCACGCGGGAGAATGCGGCGATGAACGGGCTCGCGCCGCGGCTGCGCGCCGTGCTGGCCACCGGCTACGCGCATAACGCCATCACGCGCGGCGCGCCCTATGACCTGATCTTCGCGAACATCCTGGCGCGGCCGCTCTGCGCCATGGCGAAGGACCTCGCGGCGCATCTGCGCCCCGGCGGGCGGGCCATCCTGGCCGGGCTGCTGGGCAAGCAGGTGCGGATGGTGCTGGCCGCGCATCGCAGGGCCGGGCTGGTGCTGGAGCGTCGCATCAGCCTCGACCCCTGGGCGACGCTGGTGCTGCGGAAGCCCGGTTGA
- a CDS encoding sodium-dependent bicarbonate transport family permease, which translates to MSSFLSLIPPPVMFFALGFGAGAVRAELSVPEALARSLSLYLMVAIGLKGGAALAMPGASEGLWAALTAGILLSFLLPLPAFLLLRLGTKLDRETAAAVSGHYGSVSVVTFAAASGTLVTLGVPQEGFMPAVLAVMETPAILTALLLARLGGGGDAPKLNARKLAREVLLNGPVVLLMGSFLIGYLAGEPGRRQLAPFTEALFPGALCLFLLEMGLMAVRQLRAGGKGLPVALIGFGILMPLIGGAAGLVTGQFIGLSTGGVALFAVLAGSASYIAVPAAMRLALPRADAGIYVTLSVAISFPFNILVGIPLWIRLAGVGT; encoded by the coding sequence GTGTCGAGCTTCCTCTCCCTGATCCCGCCCCCCGTCATGTTCTTCGCCCTCGGCTTCGGGGCCGGGGCCGTGCGCGCCGAGCTGTCCGTGCCCGAGGCGCTGGCGCGCAGCCTTTCGCTCTACCTGATGGTCGCGATCGGGCTGAAGGGGGGCGCGGCGCTGGCCATGCCCGGCGCCTCCGAGGGGCTCTGGGCCGCGCTCACCGCCGGCATCCTGCTCTCCTTCCTGCTGCCGCTGCCCGCCTTCCTGCTGCTGCGCCTGGGCACCAAGCTGGACCGTGAGACGGCGGCCGCCGTCTCGGGCCATTACGGCTCGGTCAGCGTGGTCACCTTCGCCGCCGCCTCGGGCACGCTGGTGACGCTGGGCGTCCCGCAGGAGGGGTTCATGCCGGCGGTCCTGGCGGTGATGGAGACGCCCGCCATCCTGACGGCGCTGCTGCTGGCCCGCCTGGGCGGTGGCGGCGATGCGCCGAAGCTCAACGCCCGCAAGCTGGCGCGCGAGGTGCTGCTGAACGGCCCCGTGGTGCTGCTCATGGGCAGCTTCCTGATCGGCTATCTCGCGGGCGAACCGGGCCGCCGCCAGCTCGCCCCCTTCACCGAGGCGCTGTTTCCCGGCGCGCTCTGCCTCTTCCTGCTCGAGATGGGGCTGATGGCGGTGCGGCAGCTGCGCGCCGGCGGCAAGGGGCTGCCGGTGGCGCTGATCGGCTTCGGCATCCTCATGCCGCTGATCGGGGGCGCGGCGGGGCTGGTGACGGGCCAGTTCATCGGGCTTTCGACGGGCGGCGTGGCGCTCTTCGCCGTGCTCGCCGGCTCGGCCAGCTACATCGCCGTCCCCGCCGCCATGCGCCTTGCCCTGCCGCGCGCGGATGCGGGCATCTACGTCACCCTTTCCGTCGCCATCTCCTTCCCCTTCAATATCCTGGTGGGCATTCCCCTGTGGATTCGCCTCGCCGGGGTGGGAACATGA
- a CDS encoding ATP-binding protein, translating to MTEARANGRRLRGGAYAVLLGVLLMLGAGGFLLVRSEAMRLQHGAEAENLRLVAVGAQAATHGLRQTLEAVSSMQSLAASLALSYAEPGAPERRVIEGLLRDVATQERFGILQVALIDREGYLTWSTAPGFVGVDLADREHFRVHADGWHGAFVSVPLIGRASGRWSLNITSGIRDADGGFMGVAVVSVDPLLLSASMGELQFAAGVTVNLLRRDGIVLARSQQTADMLGVLRAGPDLPRIQEEPVGQKITEGPISGRPIFLAWRQIAGWPLAVTFAIDSESAMQDSARHAQDLYVLLVVALAAVAIGGLLLIELRARRAARETMAAVEASRAEISRLLNGLPGAAYRSHISTEGELTRLHLSPAIARITGWPLERFAPAGSYNAIIEAEFRGLRRGFFQDVRQAGHGTMEYSIKGAAGPIWVRDDCRVISTLPDGRVEVVGLITDITAERNLKAQALSAARLATLGEMAAGVAHELNQPCAAITLAADLASLELEMGGPDRLATARQRLDEIARQTLRMRSVIDHFRLFARVDHGGETAVDWAEALAGARTIAGGTMAAAGVTVEAALPPGLPAVRGSLVALEQVLVNLLVNARDAMEEVPEAERVVRITAATTEDGASVVLRLRDHGTGLPREALERSFEPFFTTKPVGKGTGLGLSIAHGTVTGFGGSITLRNHPEGGAEAEIRLPVAQAEGAAQGAPAAPAVATPTG from the coding sequence GTGACGGAGGCCCGCGCCAACGGGCGCCGGCTGCGCGGCGGGGCCTATGCGGTCCTGTTGGGCGTGCTGCTGATGCTGGGCGCCGGCGGATTCCTGCTGGTGCGCAGCGAGGCGATGCGGCTGCAGCATGGGGCCGAGGCCGAGAATCTCCGCCTCGTCGCCGTCGGCGCCCAGGCCGCCACGCATGGCCTGCGCCAGACGTTGGAGGCGGTGAGCTCCATGCAGAGCCTCGCCGCCTCGCTCGCCCTCAGCTACGCCGAGCCGGGCGCACCGGAGCGGCGCGTGATCGAGGGCCTGCTGCGCGATGTCGCGACGCAGGAGCGCTTCGGCATCCTGCAGGTCGCGCTGATCGACCGGGAGGGATACCTCACCTGGTCCACCGCACCGGGCTTCGTGGGCGTGGACCTGGCCGACCGCGAGCATTTCCGCGTCCATGCGGATGGCTGGCACGGCGCCTTCGTCAGCGTGCCGCTCATCGGCCGCGCCTCGGGACGCTGGAGCCTCAACATCACCAGCGGGATCCGCGATGCCGATGGCGGCTTCATGGGCGTGGCCGTGGTCTCGGTGGACCCGCTGCTGCTCTCGGCCAGCATGGGGGAGCTGCAATTCGCCGCCGGCGTCACCGTGAACCTGCTGCGCCGGGACGGCATCGTGCTGGCGCGCAGCCAGCAGACGGCCGATATGCTGGGCGTGCTGCGCGCGGGGCCCGACCTGCCGCGCATCCAGGAAGAGCCGGTCGGGCAGAAGATTACCGAGGGGCCGATCTCCGGCCGGCCCATCTTCCTCGCCTGGCGGCAGATCGCCGGCTGGCCGCTCGCCGTCACCTTCGCGATCGATTCCGAATCGGCGATGCAGGATTCGGCCCGCCACGCGCAGGATCTCTACGTCCTTCTGGTGGTGGCGCTCGCCGCCGTGGCGATCGGCGGCCTGCTGCTGATCGAACTGCGCGCCCGCCGCGCCGCCCGCGAGACGATGGCGGCGGTGGAGGCCTCGCGCGCCGAGATCAGCCGCCTGCTGAACGGCCTGCCGGGGGCCGCCTATCGCAGCCATATCTCGACCGAGGGAGAGCTGACGCGCCTGCACCTCTCGCCCGCCATCGCGCGCATCACCGGCTGGCCGCTCGAGCGCTTCGCCCCCGCGGGCTCCTACAACGCCATCATCGAGGCGGAGTTCCGCGGGCTGCGCCGCGGCTTCTTCCAGGACGTCCGGCAGGCGGGGCACGGCACCATGGAATACAGCATCAAGGGCGCCGCGGGCCCGATCTGGGTGCGCGATGACTGCCGGGTCATCAGCACGCTGCCCGATGGCCGCGTCGAGGTGGTGGGGCTGATCACCGACATCACGGCCGAGCGCAACCTCAAGGCGCAGGCGCTCTCCGCCGCGCGGCTGGCGACCTTGGGCGAGATGGCGGCCGGCGTCGCGCATGAGCTGAACCAGCCCTGTGCCGCCATCACCCTCGCCGCCGACCTGGCGTCGCTGGAGCTGGAGATGGGCGGCCCCGATCGCCTCGCCACCGCCCGGCAGCGGCTGGACGAGATCGCCCGGCAGACGTTGCGGATGCGCAGCGTGATCGACCATTTCCGCCTCTTCGCCCGGGTGGACCATGGCGGCGAGACGGCGGTGGACTGGGCGGAAGCCCTGGCCGGGGCGCGCACCATCGCGGGCGGCACCATGGCGGCCGCGGGCGTCACGGTCGAAGCGGCGCTGCCACCTGGCCTGCCCGCGGTGCGGGGCAGCCTGGTCGCGCTGGAACAGGTGCTGGTCAACCTCCTGGTCAACGCGCGCGACGCCATGGAGGAGGTGCCGGAGGCCGAGCGCGTGGTCCGCATCACCGCCGCCACGACGGAGGATGGCGCCTCGGTCGTCCTGCGCCTGCGCGACCACGGCACCGGCCTCCCGCGGGAGGCGCTGGAGCGCAGCTTCGAGCCCTTCTTCACCACCAAGCCGGTCGGCAAGGGGACCGGCCTCGGCCTTTCCATCGCGCATGGGACGGTGACCGGCTTCGGCGGCAGCATCACGCTGCGCAACCACCCCGAGGGCGGCGCGGAGGCCGAAATCCGCCTGCCCGTGGCCCAAGCCGAAGGCGCGGCGCAAGGCGCGCCCGCGGCCCCGGCGGTCGCCACGCCCACCGGCTAG
- a CDS encoding PaaI family thioesterase: MPTRSHTVTWESLDGPSPYAGLPGLEAMQRSIADGVQRSPMFALMGIRLVRAEEGLAVMEGEIGEQFYNGIGIAHGGYAATILDAALWNAVRTVMEAGRAHTTLDLKVNYARPLTVASGRVSCEGRVVHRGGRTAIAEARLTGEGGAKLYAHGTSTLMIL; this comes from the coding sequence ATGCCCACCCGCAGCCACACCGTCACCTGGGAAAGCCTGGACGGTCCCTCGCCCTATGCCGGGCTGCCCGGGCTGGAGGCGATGCAGCGCTCCATCGCGGATGGGGTGCAGCGCAGCCCGATGTTCGCGCTGATGGGCATCCGCCTGGTCCGCGCCGAGGAAGGTCTCGCCGTGATGGAGGGCGAGATCGGCGAGCAGTTCTACAACGGCATCGGCATCGCCCATGGCGGCTATGCGGCCACCATCCTGGATGCCGCGCTGTGGAACGCGGTGCGCACGGTGATGGAGGCGGGCCGCGCGCACACCACCCTGGATCTCAAGGTGAACTATGCCCGGCCGCTGACGGTCGCCTCGGGCCGCGTCTCCTGCGAGGGGCGCGTCGTGCATCGCGGCGGCCGCACCGCCATCGCGGAAGCGCGGCTGACCGGCGAGGGGGGCGCGAAGCTCTACGCCCATGGCACCTCGACGCTGATGATCCTCTAG
- a CDS encoding sensor histidine kinase translates to MALLALLPLLLLAGFAITEAVRAYRKAEEVRLRDTAALVAAAVDARMAAYSAAMTTLSLAPSLLRDDDHASFHRRGLAVAQLLGGEVLLLGEPPDFELHAASDVPLTSPLPVHPRPEERATLLRAAGRAAVERRPVISDLFLNYSGEQSLAVVAPVLSGDHLVFLVVFRFRPENLLAAITPLARGAGEFVAVTDSQGRILMHTRGAEGPPLATPSPPEVIASTVGRQSGVTVGARVDGRLTTFAYERLAHAPGWIVFVGRTRVGQAEATSTMLGWVLAALAALASALGLLALAHRREALRLARQEAAALRAGRDQIERLLGGLPAVIFLRDIDPDGGVRLLYRAGDIPTVTGWPAETLRDQDDWSPLYPPGVSSRSFFAEVMREGSGTTDWQMIQPDGSLRAMRTHARRLTHRPDGGGEMVGYVLNVEAELRAAARAAAAGRLSSLGEMAAGIAHELKQPLQSVSLLAENALISAARGEAVTERLDRIIEQVAHAADIIENLRRFARGTPEGEAARPVDLAHVVRQTLALADAALREASVRVEVDLGQPSPLVMGHAVGIEQTLLNLLINARDAMRALPPGAARRIRIGAERLEDGRVALSVADTGGGIPPAVLARIFEPFVTTKGPETGTGLGLSISHGLIRAMGGTIEARNGPEGAVFTVTLPAAAQALRPVKVF, encoded by the coding sequence ATGGCCCTGCTGGCGCTGCTGCCCCTGCTCCTGCTCGCCGGCTTCGCCATCACCGAGGCGGTGCGCGCCTATCGCAAGGCGGAGGAGGTGCGGCTGCGCGACACGGCCGCGCTGGTCGCGGCGGCGGTGGATGCGCGCATGGCCGCCTATTCCGCCGCGATGACCACCCTCTCGCTGGCGCCCTCCCTGCTGCGCGACGACGACCATGCGAGCTTCCACCGCCGTGGCCTGGCGGTGGCCCAGCTGCTGGGCGGCGAAGTGCTGTTGCTCGGCGAACCCCCGGATTTCGAGCTGCACGCCGCGAGCGACGTCCCGCTGACCAGCCCCCTGCCGGTGCATCCCCGGCCGGAGGAGCGCGCGACGCTGCTGCGCGCGGCGGGCCGGGCCGCAGTGGAGCGGCGGCCCGTCATCTCCGATCTCTTCCTCAACTATTCCGGTGAGCAGAGCCTCGCCGTCGTGGCGCCGGTGCTGAGCGGCGATCACCTCGTGTTCCTCGTCGTGTTCCGCTTCCGGCCGGAAAACCTGCTGGCCGCCATCACGCCGCTCGCGCGCGGCGCGGGCGAGTTCGTCGCGGTCACCGACTCCCAGGGCCGCATCCTGATGCACACCCGCGGCGCGGAAGGCCCGCCGCTCGCCACGCCGAGCCCGCCCGAGGTCATCGCCAGCACCGTGGGGCGGCAGAGCGGCGTGACCGTCGGCGCGCGCGTGGATGGCCGGCTGACCACCTTCGCCTATGAGCGCCTGGCCCATGCGCCGGGCTGGATCGTCTTCGTCGGCCGCACGCGGGTGGGCCAGGCGGAGGCGACCAGCACCATGCTCGGTTGGGTGCTGGCCGCGCTGGCCGCGCTCGCCTCGGCGCTCGGCCTGCTTGCCCTCGCGCACCGGCGGGAGGCGCTGCGCCTGGCCCGGCAGGAGGCGGCGGCGCTGCGCGCGGGCCGCGATCAGATCGAGCGGCTGCTGGGCGGGCTGCCGGCGGTGATCTTCCTGCGCGACATCGACCCCGATGGCGGCGTGAGGCTGCTCTACCGCGCGGGCGACATCCCGACCGTGACCGGCTGGCCGGCCGAGACGCTGCGCGACCAGGATGACTGGAGCCCGCTCTACCCGCCCGGCGTCTCCAGCCGGAGCTTCTTCGCCGAGGTGATGCGCGAGGGCAGCGGCACGACGGATTGGCAGATGATCCAGCCCGATGGCAGCCTGCGCGCCATGCGGACCCATGCGCGCCGCCTCACCCACCGGCCCGATGGCGGGGGCGAGATGGTGGGCTATGTGCTGAACGTGGAGGCCGAGCTGCGGGCGGCGGCGCGGGCGGCGGCGGCGGGCCGCCTCTCCTCGCTGGGCGAGATGGCGGCCGGCATCGCGCATGAGCTGAAGCAGCCGCTGCAATCCGTCTCGCTGCTGGCGGAGAACGCGCTGATCTCGGCCGCGCGTGGCGAGGCGGTGACCGAGCGGCTGGACCGCATCATCGAGCAGGTGGCCCACGCCGCCGACATCATCGAGAACCTGCGCCGCTTCGCGCGCGGCACGCCGGAGGGCGAGGCGGCGCGGCCGGTGGACCTCGCCCATGTGGTGCGGCAGACCCTGGCACTGGCCGATGCCGCCCTGCGCGAGGCCTCGGTGCGCGTGGAAGTGGATCTGGGACAGCCGTCGCCGCTGGTGATGGGCCATGCGGTCGGCATCGAGCAGACCCTCCTGAACCTGCTGATCAATGCGCGCGACGCGATGCGCGCGCTGCCGCCGGGCGCGGCGCGCCGCATCCGCATCGGGGCGGAGCGGCTGGAGGATGGCCGCGTGGCGCTCAGCGTGGCCGATACCGGCGGCGGCATCCCGCCCGCGGTCCTGGCGCGCATCTTCGAGCCCTTCGTGACCACCAAGGGGCCGGAGACCGGCACCGGCCTCGGCCTCTCCATCTCGCATGGGCTGATCCGGGCGATGGGCGGCACGATCGAGGCGCGCAACGGGCCGGAGGGCGCGGTCTTCACCGTCACGTTGCCGGCCGCGGCGCAAGCGCTGCGGCCGGTAAAGGTGTTTTAA
- a CDS encoding response regulator — protein MSHATNPGPVTWADGSTIGVLVVDDEPVVAEQLAQGLAAHGMRTGFVHSAADALAQLDADPGIGVVVTDIRMPGGDGLGLAQKILAQRPASAAVEVIMITGHATIEDATAAVRTGVADFLRKPFRLAEAAQAVTKAMARVVTNRQEATERAAASDRMARMEQERAALQDQMRALGERLSAQSAPPAATAAIERDMAAISHALRTPLIAISGGAELLAHGGLSRSHEAEYHDLLRGGVQRVVQAVELVEELHRIERPAAGEAPAPVPMAAALRAAVAAARPVAEAKRLRLGTTPSLPELAPQGIPSRLRRAVEQCVNAAVDWCTEGGDVLAMLERHEEGGAAWALVTLLAGPADGLEAPPPGLALPASGTAHGRTQESLHFAIARRIAEQHGGQLTSWNGGPGCMAIRLALRL, from the coding sequence ATGTCGCACGCCACCAACCCGGGCCCCGTCACCTGGGCCGATGGTTCGACGATCGGCGTCCTCGTCGTGGATGACGAGCCGGTGGTGGCGGAGCAGCTGGCCCAGGGCCTGGCCGCGCATGGCATGCGCACCGGCTTCGTCCACAGCGCGGCCGACGCGCTCGCCCAGCTGGACGCGGACCCCGGGATCGGCGTGGTGGTGACCGACATCCGCATGCCGGGCGGGGATGGCCTCGGCCTCGCGCAGAAGATCCTCGCCCAGCGCCCGGCCAGCGCGGCGGTCGAGGTCATCATGATCACCGGCCACGCGACGATCGAGGACGCGACGGCCGCCGTCCGCACCGGCGTGGCCGATTTCCTCCGCAAGCCCTTCCGCCTGGCCGAGGCGGCGCAGGCCGTGACCAAGGCGATGGCGCGCGTCGTCACCAACCGCCAGGAAGCGACCGAGCGCGCCGCCGCCTCCGACCGCATGGCCCGCATGGAGCAGGAGCGCGCCGCCCTGCAGGACCAGATGCGCGCCCTGGGCGAGCGGCTCTCCGCCCAATCCGCCCCCCCCGCCGCCACCGCCGCCATCGAGCGCGACATGGCCGCCATTTCGCACGCGCTCCGCACGCCGCTCATCGCCATTTCCGGCGGGGCCGAGCTGCTGGCGCATGGCGGCCTCTCCCGCAGCCATGAAGCCGAATATCATGACCTGCTGCGCGGCGGCGTGCAGCGCGTGGTCCAGGCGGTGGAACTGGTCGAGGAACTGCACCGCATCGAGCGCCCGGCGGCCGGCGAGGCGCCGGCCCCGGTGCCCATGGCCGCCGCGCTGCGCGCCGCGGTGGCGGCCGCGCGCCCGGTGGCGGAGGCCAAGCGGCTGCGCCTCGGCACGACGCCCAGCCTGCCCGAGCTGGCGCCCCAGGGCATCCCCTCCCGCCTGCGCCGCGCCGTCGAGCAATGCGTGAACGCGGCGGTGGACTGGTGCACCGAGGGCGGCGACGTGCTGGCCATGCTGGAGCGCCATGAGGAGGGCGGCGCCGCCTGGGCGCTGGTGACGCTGCTCGCCGGCCCGGCCGATGGGCTGGAGGCGCCGCCCCCGGGCCTCGCCCTGCCGGCCAGCGGCACCGCCCATGGCCGCACGCAGGAATCGCTGCACTTCGCCATCGCACGCCGCATCGCCGAGCAGCATGGCGGGCAGCTCACCTCCTGGAATGGCGGCCCGGGCTGCATGGCGATCCGGCTCGCATTGAGGCTGTGA
- a CDS encoding P-II family nitrogen regulator encodes MTHQRKRIEIVVEAVRAAEVTDLLDRLGATGWTQLPVLAGRGRQGVRRGGDLSGVLDNVVIICICGATVAERVIEAREELLGARPAIVNITDCQVLRAEHF; translated from the coding sequence ATGACGCATCAGCGCAAGCGCATCGAAATCGTGGTGGAGGCCGTCCGCGCCGCCGAGGTGACGGACCTGCTGGACCGGCTGGGCGCCACCGGCTGGACGCAGCTTCCCGTCCTGGCCGGGCGCGGCCGCCAGGGCGTGCGCCGCGGCGGCGACCTTTCGGGCGTGCTCGACAATGTGGTCATCATCTGCATCTGCGGCGCCACCGTGGCCGAGCGCGTGATCGAGGCGCGCGAGGAATTGCTGGGGGCCCGCCCCGCCATCGTGAACATCACCGATTGCCAGGTGCTGCGCGCCGAGCATTTCTGA
- the fahA gene encoding fumarylacetoacetase, which translates to MPDATHDPARRSWVPSANGHPDFPIQNLPLGLFTPPGGGAPRAGVAIGDAILELEEALPDGTLNALLAQGAPWRRALRARLSEELAEGSAAQSRLALRLHPAAACTLHVPARIGDYTDFYVGIHHATAVGKLFRPDNPLLPNYKHVPIGYHGRASSIIASGTAFRRPAGQLPRPEGPAFGPCERLDYELELGIWIGPGNAQGAPIPIREAAQHIAGFCLLNDWSARDIQAWEYQPLGPFLGKSFATSISPWIISPEALEPFRIAPPARPAGDPAPLPYLRDAADAAAGGLDLALEAWLVTPGLAAQGLPPHRIADSNARHMYWTAAQMVAHHSSNGCNLNPGDLFGSGTISGPERDGYASLLEATQGGREPLKLASGEERRFLEDGDEVILRATARRAGFVTIGFGECRGRVLPAG; encoded by the coding sequence ATGCCCGATGCCACCCATGACCCCGCCCGCCGGAGCTGGGTCCCCTCGGCCAATGGCCACCCCGATTTCCCGATCCAGAACCTGCCGCTTGGCCTCTTCACCCCGCCGGGCGGGGGCGCACCGCGCGCCGGGGTCGCCATCGGCGACGCCATCCTGGAGCTGGAGGAGGCGCTGCCCGACGGCACGCTGAACGCGCTGCTGGCCCAGGGGGCGCCGTGGCGCCGCGCGCTGCGCGCCCGCCTCTCGGAGGAGCTGGCCGAGGGGAGTGCGGCGCAATCGCGCCTCGCCCTCCGCCTGCACCCGGCCGCCGCCTGCACGCTGCACGTGCCCGCCCGCATCGGCGACTACACGGATTTCTACGTGGGCATCCACCACGCGACGGCGGTGGGCAAGCTGTTCCGGCCGGACAATCCGCTACTGCCCAACTACAAGCATGTGCCCATCGGCTATCACGGCCGCGCCTCCTCCATCATCGCCTCGGGCACGGCCTTCCGCCGGCCCGCCGGGCAATTGCCACGGCCGGAGGGCCCGGCCTTCGGCCCCTGCGAGCGGCTGGACTACGAGCTCGAGCTCGGCATCTGGATCGGTCCCGGCAACGCGCAGGGCGCGCCCATCCCGATCCGCGAGGCGGCCCAACACATCGCCGGCTTCTGCCTGCTGAACGACTGGTCGGCGCGCGACATCCAGGCCTGGGAGTACCAGCCGCTCGGCCCCTTCCTCGGCAAGAGCTTCGCCACCAGCATCAGCCCCTGGATCATCTCGCCCGAGGCGCTGGAACCCTTCCGCATCGCGCCGCCCGCGCGGCCCGCAGGCGACCCCGCCCCCCTGCCCTATCTGCGGGACGCGGCGGATGCGGCGGCGGGCGGCCTGGACCTGGCGCTGGAGGCCTGGCTGGTCACGCCCGGCCTCGCGGCCCAAGGCCTGCCGCCGCACCGCATCGCCGACAGCAATGCGCGCCACATGTACTGGACCGCCGCGCAGATGGTGGCGCATCACAGCTCCAATGGCTGCAACCTGAACCCGGGCGATCTCTTCGGCTCGGGCACCATCTCGGGCCCGGAGCGGGACGGCTATGCGAGCCTGCTGGAGGCGACGCAGGGCGGGCGCGAGCCGCTGAAACTCGCCTCGGGCGAGGAGCGCCGCTTCCTGGAGGATGGCGACGAGGTGATCCTGCGCGCCACCGCCCGGCGCGCGGGCTTCGTCACCATCGGCTTCGGCGAATGCCGCGGGCGGGTGCTGCCGGCGGGCTGA